One genomic window of Nitrososphaera sp. includes the following:
- a CDS encoding glycosyltransferase family 4 protein, producing the protein MNSFRILQVTPFYPPDKGGIATHTLNLSNQLSKSGHDITIVAPRPRRIKYKPSANALKKILTIPSVYLPGWPYPTLKSFSIPVDFGKQLDEIIKTGNFDIIHAHGHHYPITWSALRSAAKYGIPSVLTLHGMYALNPHVDGGKSNFEVMFNKLVFKRVLRKTNCVIGLTKQITDYGRTFATRKTSFYTIGNGVDTQKYHENLNRKLQFRQKYNIPIGSKVVLFVGRFEHVKGILELSRAAKSLIQAGASDLHIVLVGAGSLDKEVRSILDRVDSAQVLSWQSSETIHELYIASDFFILPSKFEALPITIIEAMNAGLHIIYTPVGGVSDVLEHYAPKTMIRSCTTVDIRSAISRLLTDNQSQTDIKESIRYSQNFDWSKIAASVADVYSMMSFGKLKVNSG; encoded by the coding sequence ATGAATTCATTCAGAATATTACAAGTTACTCCCTTCTATCCTCCAGATAAAGGAGGTATTGCAACACATACTTTGAACCTAAGCAACCAATTATCTAAGTCCGGCCATGACATCACAATAGTAGCTCCGCGTCCGAGAAGGATAAAATACAAGCCGAGCGCGAATGCTTTAAAAAAAATTCTTACTATTCCATCGGTGTATCTCCCTGGGTGGCCATATCCAACATTGAAGAGTTTCAGCATTCCAGTAGATTTTGGAAAGCAGCTCGATGAAATTATTAAAACAGGAAACTTCGACATCATTCATGCTCATGGACACCATTATCCTATCACTTGGTCCGCCTTAAGATCGGCCGCAAAATATGGAATCCCATCCGTACTTACTCTACACGGGATGTACGCATTAAATCCCCATGTTGATGGAGGCAAGTCGAATTTCGAGGTTATGTTCAACAAGCTCGTCTTTAAACGCGTTTTGCGAAAGACAAATTGCGTCATAGGTCTTACTAAACAGATAACCGATTATGGTCGGACGTTCGCCACTCGGAAGACGTCGTTTTATACCATTGGGAATGGAGTTGACACACAGAAATACCACGAAAATCTGAACCGAAAGCTTCAGTTTCGACAGAAGTATAACATTCCAATCGGGAGCAAAGTAGTCCTGTTTGTTGGCCGCTTTGAGCACGTAAAGGGTATTCTAGAACTCTCAAGGGCAGCCAAAAGTCTCATCCAGGCTGGAGCGTCCGACTTGCACATAGTACTTGTGGGAGCAGGCTCTTTGGATAAAGAAGTCCGGAGTATATTGGACAGAGTGGATAGTGCTCAAGTTCTTTCTTGGCAATCCTCAGAAACCATCCATGAGCTCTACATTGCATCAGATTTCTTTATACTTCCGTCTAAATTTGAAGCTCTACCTATCACGATAATCGAAGCCATGAATGCTGGTCTTCATATCATCTACACACCAGTGGGAGGAGTCTCGGATGTACTTGAGCATTACGCGCCTAAGACAATGATAAGGAGCTGCACAACAGTGGACATACGAAGCGCTATCAGCCGTCTACTCACAGACAACCAATCGCAAACTGATATTAAAGAATCCATTAGGTATAGTCAGAATTTTGATTGGTCCAAGATAGCTGCAAGTGTTGCCGATGTCTACTCTATGATGTCATTCGGCAAATTGAAAGTTAATTCTGGATAA
- a CDS encoding glycosyltransferase family 4 protein: protein MISTLAGLPRVSRIAKSLSTQGEVTVLEWDRSAKLPKNEMLNEIKHHRLHRKAGFGFRLFCWLPEWFLFVGRFGLKNRFDIIVPQNLDALLPIIALAKLKNTKIIYDVADFYADSYLPKRAAILRPITASIERLLIRMVDAVIVVDESRICQVGNVERKKISIVYNVPYDHQPSHFTDIDALLPEKTKSSFLIYYAGILSPGRGLYQLVDVMQQLSGVTFVVSGFGEEESKFVEYIRGKENVLYLGKLAYEQVLSLTRRSDCVIAIYDPSIPNNRFAAPNKVYEAMMCAKPSIVADETSIADIMIREHCGLVIPYNDSQKLKEAISTLVNNPKLAKELGSNGRKAFISKYNWSRMEKTLSSVVAKVHVQ from the coding sequence GTGATCTCTACACTAGCCGGGCTACCGAGAGTATCCCGCATAGCCAAATCCCTTTCTACACAGGGAGAGGTCACTGTACTGGAATGGGACAGAAGTGCTAAATTGCCTAAGAATGAAATGCTGAATGAGATTAAACATCACAGACTGCACCGTAAAGCCGGCTTCGGATTTCGATTATTTTGTTGGTTACCTGAATGGTTTTTGTTCGTCGGTAGATTCGGCTTAAAGAATAGATTTGACATAATCGTTCCTCAAAACCTTGATGCACTGTTGCCAATTATTGCCCTAGCAAAGTTGAAAAATACTAAGATAATCTATGACGTGGCAGACTTCTATGCCGATTCCTATCTGCCTAAACGAGCGGCAATACTTCGGCCCATTACCGCATCAATTGAACGACTTCTCATAAGAATGGTTGACGCTGTGATCGTTGTAGACGAATCTCGCATTTGCCAGGTGGGCAATGTAGAGCGAAAAAAAATATCAATTGTTTATAACGTTCCGTATGACCATCAGCCCTCGCACTTTACCGATATCGACGCCTTACTCCCAGAAAAGACAAAGAGTTCATTTCTAATCTATTATGCTGGTATCCTATCTCCCGGGAGAGGATTATACCAGCTTGTCGATGTAATGCAGCAGTTATCTGGTGTAACGTTCGTTGTCTCCGGCTTCGGAGAAGAGGAATCCAAATTTGTAGAGTATATCCGAGGTAAGGAGAATGTGTTATACTTGGGAAAACTTGCTTATGAGCAAGTGCTTAGTCTTACTAGAAGGAGCGATTGCGTAATTGCCATATATGATCCGTCCATCCCTAACAATCGCTTCGCGGCACCCAACAAAGTGTATGAGGCTATGATGTGTGCAAAACCTTCAATCGTAGCGGATGAAACGAGTATTGCCGATATAATGATTAGAGAACACTGCGGATTAGTAATCCCCTACAATGACAGCCAAAAACTTAAGGAAGCTATCTCAACTTTAGTGAACAACCCAAAACTTGCAAAGGAGCTTGGAAGTAATGGCAGAAAGGCGTTCATATCAAAGTACAACTGGAGTAGAATGGAGAAAACACTTTCTTCAGTTGTAGCGAAAGTCCACGTTCAATAA
- a CDS encoding polysaccharide biosynthesis C-terminal domain-containing protein, translated as MNDGRKTFVWRITKLSAIIAIPFSTVMFFYSTQIMQLFGDEYGQGALFLQIMVLATLPSQIASGVSTLSYSYGKYKQVLGITVAGNLARVVLFLALTPAYGATGAALSYTLGAVASLIVSVIVSKKIGLNIFWKVILLTFAVPFALAYLLSYFEVPFILAIIISVLGSYLSFLRLHVLTKADIEDSIEVLPSTVAKSTLNMINRIGKRLDPSY; from the coding sequence ATGAATGATGGTAGAAAGACCTTTGTATGGAGAATCACTAAGTTGAGTGCAATCATCGCAATACCATTTTCAACTGTGATGTTTTTCTATTCTACGCAAATAATGCAATTATTTGGAGACGAATACGGTCAAGGAGCTTTGTTCCTTCAGATAATGGTCCTGGCCACATTGCCATCTCAAATTGCGTCTGGGGTTAGCACACTCAGCTACTCATATGGAAAATATAAGCAAGTTCTCGGAATAACAGTAGCAGGTAACCTAGCTCGCGTAGTGTTATTCTTAGCGCTTACGCCGGCATATGGCGCAACGGGTGCAGCACTCAGTTATACCCTCGGAGCAGTAGCAAGTCTAATTGTGTCAGTCATAGTCTCAAAAAAGATTGGTTTGAATATTTTCTGGAAGGTAATATTACTTACTTTCGCCGTACCATTCGCGCTGGCATATCTTCTGAGTTACTTTGAAGTGCCCTTTATTTTGGCGATAATCATCAGTGTCCTAGGATCTTATCTATCGTTTCTGCGATTACACGTTCTTACAAAGGCAGACATAGAAGATTCGATAGAAGTGCTTCCGAGTACAGTGGCCAAATCAACACTTAATATGATAAATAGAATCGGAAAAAGACTGGACCCGTCCTATTAG
- a CDS encoding glycosyltransferase family 4 protein: MESKMKILFFLHYPNPFPGAAWRRIEFFGNHFAREGNRVTIAGAFSLSTMKMAGCHSQGKLRLINVIPIIMASNVLSACFNVISSFILSLVLIFLSKPDVIIISVPNGEPGLGSYAAAKLTRHKIVIDYRDEWEDYVIDNSRSALSRRAYRIIKSIMIKCYQGANLMVTVTQPIVNKLQISGIRNVELKPNGADTQIFQPYDRDIARKEAGLPSQDFVIVFNGIVGLYYRLDIVIQALGQISHKLTNVKLVIIGDGPSTNDLVALTAELGLEQSILFLGPKSDRLEIAHLLAAADVGIVPLDSSTRVLNALPTKSFEYFACGLPVIATVPTKSELGAIIVNNKLGITCSPEDIASLAEAIERMYFDRIFLKEAGTNAISFVRSRFDREKIAVQFLDLVASVNEAN, from the coding sequence TTGGAAAGCAAAATGAAAATCTTATTCTTTCTACATTATCCGAATCCATTCCCGGGTGCAGCTTGGAGGCGAATTGAATTCTTCGGAAATCACTTCGCGCGTGAAGGGAACAGAGTTACAATTGCTGGTGCGTTTTCATTATCTACAATGAAGATGGCAGGCTGTCATTCGCAAGGCAAATTGAGATTGATTAATGTCATTCCAATAATAATGGCTTCAAACGTCCTTTCGGCATGCTTCAATGTCATTTCATCTTTCATATTATCTCTGGTTCTAATTTTTTTATCGAAGCCAGATGTTATCATAATTTCTGTTCCTAATGGAGAACCGGGGCTAGGTTCGTATGCCGCAGCTAAACTAACCAGACACAAGATAGTGATCGATTATAGAGATGAGTGGGAAGATTATGTAATTGATAATTCTAGGTCTGCCTTATCGCGGAGGGCCTACCGAATCATAAAATCAATTATGATAAAATGCTATCAGGGTGCCAATCTTATGGTAACTGTTACACAGCCCATCGTTAACAAATTGCAAATTAGCGGCATCCGCAACGTCGAGCTAAAACCTAATGGCGCTGATACACAAATCTTCCAACCGTACGATAGGGACATAGCTAGGAAAGAAGCAGGCTTACCTTCGCAAGATTTCGTAATTGTATTCAACGGAATCGTGGGACTTTACTATAGACTAGATATTGTCATACAGGCCCTAGGCCAGATTTCGCACAAACTAACCAATGTAAAACTGGTCATAATTGGTGACGGACCCTCAACAAATGATCTCGTTGCGCTGACCGCAGAGCTTGGGTTAGAACAATCTATTCTATTTCTTGGCCCAAAATCTGATAGGCTTGAAATCGCACATCTTCTAGCTGCCGCTGATGTCGGTATTGTGCCTCTTGATTCGAGTACGCGAGTTCTCAATGCTCTTCCGACCAAATCGTTCGAGTACTTTGCCTGCGGTTTGCCCGTTATTGCTACAGTTCCAACAAAATCTGAATTAGGAGCCATAATTGTCAATAATAAATTAGGTATAACATGCAGTCCCGAGGATATTGCATCTCTGGCTGAAGCTATTGAAAGAATGTATTTTGACAGAATCTTCCTGAAGGAGGCCGGTACAAATGCAATCTCTTTTGTGAGGAGCAGGTTTGACAGGGAAAAAATAGCGGTCCAATTTCTGGATTTGGTTGCGTCAGTTAATGAAGCAAATTGA
- a CDS encoding glycosyltransferase family 4 protein: MFNISYGGEEKYTSALGYWLFNKNFDVTVLGSTLAGISCTRLSGTTSKVVEKQLNTQKPQNTKTIHPPYLIYVLSRLFLVLLWVGKLIQIHRKHPITLIHAQDTGYGGLAAIIASRIMKIPVIISSHGIRHKTIAPSLQGRFNNLLLRLEYCLDLFTVKRANITVAVNPFIKEYYSQLTNKDIRFIPIPIEVEKFKFSRQNREQIRKELGISESLVTIGFVGRFTPEKNFMMLIDSFARISTELPSLRLIVIGTGPLEESARNLVVEKRVQDKVVFAGVRTDVERWLSAIDIFVLPSLTEGMSTSLLEAMSCERAVVCSDIPANRALLLNNKDALLINPLQPKDFENAIMRLSKDETLRSNLSLNAKKKAASYDEDSVFPLVENCYAELAS; encoded by the coding sequence GTGTTTAACATTTCCTACGGCGGAGAAGAAAAGTACACCTCCGCACTAGGGTACTGGCTTTTCAATAAGAATTTTGACGTGACTGTTCTAGGAAGTACTCTTGCAGGGATCTCATGTACACGCCTTAGCGGTACCACTAGCAAAGTGGTTGAGAAACAGCTGAATACACAGAAACCCCAAAACACGAAAACCATTCATCCTCCTTACCTAATTTACGTTCTTTCTCGATTATTTCTTGTATTATTATGGGTAGGAAAGCTCATCCAAATACATAGAAAACACCCGATTACTCTCATTCATGCTCAAGATACAGGTTATGGAGGATTGGCAGCAATCATTGCGAGCAGAATAATGAAAATTCCTGTGATTATTTCTTCACACGGTATTAGACATAAGACAATTGCCCCGTCTCTTCAGGGCCGGTTTAATAATCTGTTGTTAAGATTGGAATATTGTCTTGATTTGTTCACGGTCAAGAGAGCCAATATTACCGTAGCTGTCAATCCATTCATTAAGGAATATTATTCACAGTTAACCAACAAAGATATTAGATTCATCCCTATTCCAATCGAAGTAGAAAAGTTCAAGTTTTCTCGTCAAAACAGAGAGCAAATTAGAAAAGAGCTTGGTATAAGCGAGAGTCTAGTTACAATAGGATTCGTTGGGAGATTCACGCCAGAGAAAAATTTCATGATGCTCATAGACTCCTTCGCAAGAATCTCAACTGAGTTACCATCTCTCAGGTTAATTGTGATCGGAACAGGTCCATTAGAGGAGTCTGCGCGCAATCTAGTCGTGGAAAAAAGGGTCCAGGATAAAGTTGTATTTGCTGGCGTGAGAACTGACGTTGAGAGATGGTTATCAGCAATTGACATCTTCGTCTTACCTTCGCTTACTGAAGGGATGTCAACTTCCCTATTAGAAGCGATGAGTTGTGAACGTGCGGTTGTGTGTAGTGACATTCCAGCAAATCGAGCTCTGTTGTTAAACAACAAAGATGCATTGCTCATAAATCCACTCCAGCCCAAAGACTTTGAGAATGCCATTATGCGACTAAGTAAGGATGAAACCCTGCGCTCGAATCTGTCGCTTAATGCTAAGAAAAAGGCCGCAAGTTACGATGAAGATAGTGTCTTTCCACTGGTAGAGAATTGTTATGCAGAGTTAGCAAGTTGA
- a CDS encoding NAD-dependent epimerase/dehydratase family protein produces MLVTGGAGFIGSHLVRKLIQSRNIQVTVVDNLSNNRQYFTTRPYANEERVSFFDMDIRNMEGVNDVIFNKKIDTCFHLAAKISVAESMLSPFNTIDVNVNGTTSLLNACAQNGVENFVFASSAAVYGEPKTVPVSEDHVLSPLSPYGASKVAGESLVTSFANSGRIKNAVSLRFFNVYGKGQSSDYAGVITKFIERIGRGLAPVIYGDGQQTRDFVSVHDIVDGLVIAAEEGCSGIYNLGTGISITLNELASTVLKSLGSTLQPIHEKGRNGDIRDSRANIELILKELEFKPSIPVRQGVSALAQDTAAIQLMLPR; encoded by the coding sequence GTGTTGGTTACCGGCGGGGCTGGGTTTATTGGAAGCCACCTTGTCAGAAAATTAATTCAGTCAAGGAATATTCAGGTCACCGTGGTTGACAACCTGAGCAACAACCGTCAGTACTTTACGACAAGGCCATACGCAAATGAAGAGAGGGTATCGTTCTTCGATATGGACATAAGGAATATGGAAGGCGTCAATGACGTGATTTTCAACAAGAAGATCGATACGTGCTTTCACCTTGCGGCCAAGATTAGCGTCGCAGAGTCCATGCTTTCTCCGTTTAACACCATTGACGTTAATGTCAACGGCACCACATCTCTGCTTAACGCTTGTGCTCAAAACGGCGTCGAGAATTTTGTGTTTGCGTCCTCTGCTGCAGTATACGGCGAACCTAAAACCGTGCCTGTGTCTGAGGACCATGTGCTGAGCCCACTTTCGCCGTATGGTGCAAGCAAGGTTGCAGGCGAGTCTCTTGTAACATCATTTGCAAATTCAGGGAGAATAAAAAATGCCGTATCCCTTCGCTTTTTCAATGTATATGGAAAGGGCCAGAGCTCAGATTATGCGGGTGTAATTACCAAGTTCATCGAGAGAATTGGTAGAGGGCTTGCGCCGGTTATTTACGGCGATGGCCAGCAGACCCGAGATTTTGTATCGGTTCACGATATAGTTGATGGGTTGGTAATTGCAGCAGAAGAAGGTTGTTCAGGAATCTACAATTTGGGGACAGGCATTTCAATCACATTAAACGAGCTAGCATCAACAGTACTCAAGTCGTTGGGTTCGACGCTTCAGCCGATTCATGAAAAGGGACGAAACGGCGACATCAGGGATAGCCGCGCGAATATTGAACTTATTTTGAAGGAGCTAGAATTTAAGCCATCGATACCTGTAAGGCAAGGTGTGAGCGCTTTAGCCCAGGATACGGCTGCAATCCAGTTAATGCTGCCTAGATAA